The Solanum lycopersicum chromosome 9, SLM_r2.1 genome window below encodes:
- the LecRK-IV gene encoding L-type lectin-domain containing receptor kinase IV.1-like precursor, producing the protein MLPMLLNFVILVSLLFAPTSGEVDGFIYNGFKPSDVSLDGIANITPNGLLLLTDSKTQDQGHAFYPNPIHFKNSPYGDAFSFSTTFVFAIRSDYRPLDGHGLVFVIAPQRGIRKALANHYLGLFNSRNNGDKSNHVVGVEFDTIYSADFGDMNDNHVGIDINGLRSVANHTAGYFDDHTGLFNNFTLVSGMAMQVWVDYDGITKLINVTVAPLHMEKPVTPLLSLKYDLSPILNQIMYVGFSSSTGSVPTHHYILGWSFKANGKAQELSQLPSLPRLGRKGASRFVTIGLPVISLVTIVVATLVVVCYVRRKKYEEVLEDWEREYRPQRFNYKDLYTATKGFREKELLGAGGFGKVYKGVMPVTKHEIAVKKISHESRQGMKEFVSEIVSIGRMQHRNVVPLLGYCRRKGELLLVYEFMSNGSLDKYLYDQPRLTLDWNQRFRVIQGVASGLFFLHEECDRVVVHRDIKASNVLLDGELNGRLGDFGLARLYGHGTDPQSTRVVGTLGYLAPEHTRTGRATPSSDVFSFGAFLLEVACGRRPIEPRHDGDDLILVDWVFSCWNRGNILEAVDPNLGNDFVPGQVELVLSLGLFCSHSEPSFRPTMRQNVLFLEGVVALPELSALGVSYADLTFDHRGGFDDFIKSYPASSVNAHSPASSVAESLLSDGR; encoded by the coding sequence ATGTTACCAATGTTGTTAAATTTTGTCATACTAGTGTCTCTCTTGTTTGCACCAACTTCTGGTGAAGTTGATGGATTCATTTACAATGGATTCAAACCAAGTGATGTTAGTTTAGATGGCATTGCTAATATTACACCCAATGGTCTTTTGTTGTTAACAGATTCCAAAACACAAGATCAAGGCCATGCTTTTTATCCAAATCCAATTCATTTCAAGAATTCACCTTATGGTGATGCATTTTCATTCTCTACAACCTTTGTGTTCGCGATAAGGTCTGATTATAGACCATTGGATGGTCATGGACTAGTTTTTGTTATCGCGCCACAGAGAGGAATTCGAAAGGCTTTGGCAAACCACTATCTTGGTCTTTTTAACTCAAGAAATAATGGGGATAAATCAAACCATGTTGTTGGAGTTGAGTTTGATACAATATATAGCGCGGATTTTGGTGATATGAATGACAATCATGTTGGAATTGATATAAATGGATTAAGGTCTGTAGCAAATCACACAGCAGGTTATTTTGATGATCATACTGGTTTGTTTAATAACTTTACTCTGGTTAGTGGTATGGCAATGCAAGTTTGGGTGGATTATGATGGTATAACTAAGCTAATCAATGTGACAGTAGCTCCATTACATATGGAAAAACCAGTTACTCCACTTTTGTCTTTGAAATATGATCTTTCGCCGATTCTTAATCAGATTATGTATGTTGGTTTTTCATCATCAACTGGTTCAGTCCCAACACATCATTATATCTTAGGATGGAGCTTTAAGGCAAATGGGAAAGCTCAAGAACTTTCTCAACTTCCTAGTCTTCCTCGTCTTGGGCGTAAAGGGGCATCAAGATTTGTAACGATTGGGTTACCAGTGATCTCTTTGGTTACAATTGTTGTAGCAACCTTGGTGGTGGTTTGTTATGTTAGAAGGAAGAAGTATGAAGAAGTTCTTGAAGATTGGGAACGTGAGTATAGACCGCAAAGGTTCAATTATAAGGATTTGTACACTGCTACTAAAGGGTTCAGAGAAAAGGAGCTGTTGGGAGCTGGTGGATTTGGTAAAGTTTATAAAGGAGTGATGCCTGTAACCAAACATGAGATAGCTGTAAAGAAGATATCTCATGAATCAAGACAAGGGATGAAGGAATTTGTTTCGGAGATTGTAAGTATAGGCCGTATGCAACATAGGAATGTAGTACCACTTTTGGGCTATTGTAGGCGAAAAGGGGAATTACTTTTGGTTTATGAGTTCATGTCTAATGGAAGTCTAGATAAGTATTTATACGACCAACCAAGACTCACCCTCGATTGGAACCAAAGATTCAGAGTCATTCAAGGTGTAGCATCAGGACTATTTTTCCTACATGAAGAATGTGACCGTGTAGTGGTTCATAGGGATATTAAGGCTAGTAATGTGTTGTTGGATGGTGAACTAAATGGCAGGCTAGGAGACTTTGGACTCGCGAGGCTATATGGTCATGGGACTGATCCTCAATCAACTCGTGTCGTTGGTACTCTTGGTTATCTTGCACCAGAGCATACTAGAACTGGCAGGGCAACACCTAGTAGTGATGTATTTTCCTTTGGGGCTTTTCTGCTTGAAGTTGCGTGTGGTAGGAGGCCGATAGAGCCAAGACATGACGGTGATGATCTGATTTTAGTTGATTGGGTGTTTTCGTGCTGGAATAGAGGTAATATTCTCGAGGCTGTTGATCCAAACTTAGGCAATGATTTTGTTCCAGGGCAAGTTGAGTTGGTCTTAAGTCTAGGCTTGTTCTGTTCTCATTCAGAGCCCTCATTTAGGCCAACCATGCGACAAAACGTGTTGTTCTTGGAAGGTGTGGTGGCCTTACCAGAGTTATCAGCTCTCGGTGTTTCATATGCTGACCTAACATTTGACCATCGCGGAggttttgatgattttatcAAGTCGTATCCAGCTTCTTCTGTTAATGCACATTCCCCCGCTTCATCTGTAGCAGAATCGCTCCTTTCTGATGGCCGATGA
- the LOC138338189 gene encoding F-box protein At1g30790-like — protein sequence MGDEIDDIEFARQMLSLQVNKYEENRNRGMKQKQVVDKSHNIIPLSDFEEKIIFNILVKIPPRYIHKNVMPVCKTWKEVFSRTCFIEQNFKESKSELLIQSGYTRHMKTKLIDIGEDLECESRDLGLNKTRKIHSSCDGLILMSEPDDFYFGKLRVINPATKFCITIPGCPSHCEHGTCSAALVFDSSTEQYKVVHIFKYCFGFEIFNLSNADENWKWERVDSALWEGLNNQPFDDNFCWKNLVSINGRILHWYVNSSEYFVSMDVKEGKFSITYLPERDEVVNKTNNYALIQLNGFLSFITCDSEATMDVWILEDFHGQIWSKKHTIVAELTHYVSPSKSTRPNERSMPEIGKLIAVGGARNGEVLILKHQKNSKEYLYDTKSRVMKMFNIYNMRNSESFVTHKESLFSMKRIPSIWRS from the coding sequence ATGGGGGATGAAATTGATGACATTGAATTCGCACGACAGATGCTGAGCTTACAAGTAaacaaatatgaagaaaacAGAAACAGAGGAATGAAACAAAAACAAGTAGTTGATAAGAGTCATAACATTATTCCTCTTTCTGATTTTGAAGAAAAGATCATATTTAACATACTTGTGAAGATCCCGCCACGATACATTCATAAGAATGTCATGCCTGTTTGCAAAACATGGAAAGAAGTTTTCTCGAGAACTTGTTTCATTGAGCAAAATTTCAAGGAATCGAAATCAGAGTTACTAATACAGTCAGGATATACAAGGCATATGAAAACGAAATTGATTGATATTGGAGAAGATCTTGAATGTGAATCGCGTGATCTTGGACTAAATAAAACACGCAAGATTCATTCTAGTTGTGATGGACTTATATTGATGAGTGAGCCAGATGATTTCTACTTTGGGAAACTACGAGTCATAAATCCCGCCACAAAGTTCTGCATCACTATCCCTGGATGCCCTTCGCATTGTGAACATGGAACATGCAGTGCAGCCCTTGTATTTGACTCTTCGACAGAGCAGTATAAAGTAGTGCACATTTTTAAGTACTGTTTTGGTTTCGAAATATTCAATCTTAGCAATGCTGATGAAAATTGGAAATGGGAACGAGTTGATTCTGCTCTATGGGAAGGTTTAAATAATCAGCCATTCGATGATAATTTTTGCTGGAAGAATCTAGTATCGATAAACGGAAGGATTCTGCATTGGTATGTTAATTCGAGTGAGTATTTCGTTTCAATGGATGTAAAAGAGGGGAAATTCAGTATTACCTATCTTCCAGAACGCGATGAAGTGGTTAATAAAACTAACAATTACGCGTTGATCCAATTGAATGGATTTCTCTCTTTTATCACCTGTGATTCCGAGGCAACAATGGATGTTTGGATTTTGGAAGATTTTCACGGGCAAATTTGGTCCAAGAAACACACCATCGTGGCAGAATTGACACATTATGTAAGTCCATCTAAATCAACGCGACCAAATGAGAGATCAATGCCAGAAATCGGGAAACTTATTGCTGTTGGTGGCGCAAGGAACGGTGAAGTGTTGATTCTTAAACACCAGAAGAACTCAAAGGAATACTTATATGACACAAAGAGTAGGGTGATGAAGATGTTCAACATTTATAACATGAGGAACTCAGAATCTTTCGTAACGCACAAGGAAAGCCTCTTTTCGATGAAGAGGATTCCTAGTATTTGGAGATCATGA